TCAGTGAATAATCGATCACCCAGGCTGTTTTCGTGGGTTCACCAACTAAGCCTTTGGTGACAGTTGCACTGTCAAAATGACGAAAAATTGTCAGTGCCGCGTTGTCATTCAAGCCGTCACCATCCCAGATTAAGTCTGTGGTGAGGTGCTCTCCATGCTTGAAGGTATCATTCATGAAGGCATTCTTGGCCCGCAGGAATTTGCCCTGTTCTTTGGAAAACCTGATCCAATTATGTAAGGGAAGTGTGGTGCTTTCAGCTTCTGCCGGCATGCGCAGGTGACTGGCCTGAGATGTGTAGAACGCAGCGACTTTTGGCAGATCAGCCATATCCGGATCCACGAAAACAACCCAGAACCTGTCGTGAATGACATTCAGCGCCAGTTGCCCACGGCATACAGGGCCTTTGATGAACCCCATGATGGTGTGTTGTGCGTTGTCGATCATATATCGATAGCGCGCATTCACCGGTAATTGTTCAAATGCCAACAATGGGTTTGCAGCCAGTTCAGGTTGATATCCCGGTAATGCGCTGACTGTATATTCCGGTGTGATGAAATGGGCTTTCAGTCTTGCCAGCCGCTCATCGGTCAGTGAAAACGGCATATGCGTTTTATCAACGATCGTTTCCCGGACCGGTAAAATGCGGTAGTACACCCGGCTGACACCAGGATCATCAAAGGGTCTGCGTGTGGCGATTGGATCGACAGGTTGTCCCGGTGCTGTTTTTGAACGCACAATCCGGAAAAAGGTAGTCCGTCCGTTTTCTGTCGGTATATCCGGGAAATACAGATGCGAGACAAACCAGTGTTCGAACAGATACCGGGCTGTGAGCTGATGTTTGAAGTCATTATGGTTGAGGAAGCTTTCCCATTTGCTGATTTCAGCTTTGGCGTTTTCTGGGATCTGATTTTGCGAGGCCATCGGCGCGCCGGCTGCAACCCAGTCCATCAGCAGTTGATGTTCCTGATCGGCCAGTTTCGGCAGACCGTAGGGCATGCCCCAAAGTGGGTAGGATTGTTCATAAGCAGACATTTCTTCGATGGTCGGGCATTGCTGATTCCGATCCAGCGAGAAATCCCAGTCCCCGGATAGAATTTTCTGGTCGGGAAGCGGGTGGTTTTGCTTTAACGTCAGCATCCGTGCCAGCACGCTGAGTTGCGTATTGGTTTCCGGCGTTTGCATCCGTTCGTTCAGAACCGCCTGAAACCCTTTCTGGCGCCAGACTTCTGTGCTGTGGGCATCGGCAAACATTCGGGTTGTGTTCGCTGCGATCAGACGGGTTCCCTGATAGACTTTTTCTTTATTGGCGCCGCGATCGATCCCTTCAGCGGATGACATTTTAAGCTGGCAGGGGGCGTCATAACAGGCGTGGCAAACCACACAGCGATTCTCAATCAGAGGTTTGACTTCACTCAGGTAGCGTTGTGCCTGACTGGTTTCTATCGGGAGTATGCGGTGCTGCGGGACGGGCTTTCCGTAAAGTTGATCAAAGTTAAACCCTGCGTAAGTTGCACAACCGGAGCCAATCAGTGCCAGAAGCAGGAGGAGGGGCCGCTTGGCCAGTTTAGATAGATGGAAAGTCATGGGCCTTTGGAAGTCTGCCATCAAAAACATTCAGTATAAGTGAACAATGCGTGATCTCAACTGTGAATAAACATTGTTCGATTCCGCGGCTTACTTCGGATCCGAATACTATCACTCAAAAAAAGGGAGCTGATCGCTCCCTCTGAAAGATGATTATTTGTTGAAGATAGCCTGAAACTCTTTCTTCATTGGTGGATGGCGACGCGCTTGCTTCAATTGCTTGCCCAGATCTTTTACGCAGTTACGCAGAACTTTGTCCAACAGCACTGCTTTATATTCACTTTGCTCTTCTTCACTCATGTGAGCCGGCAGTTGGGTCTCTTGCATTTCGCCCAGAAAATCAACACCGGCATAACTCTGGCTCAATGCAACTAAGGCATGGAACTGCTCAAAATTGTCCAGAACATTCTGGGCACTGGCTGGCAGCTCATCCCAGGCTTCACGTGATGTAGGCTCTGAGACTTTGTATACATTGACCAGCATGTTGAGTAATTCATCTGGTACTTGTTCAAATTCAACAACCTGACGCAGTTCTGGCGAACAATCGTCCAGTGTGTACTCAGTCGTTTCAACTTGGTCAAGGTCTTGCTTTTCAATCTCAGACATACAAATTCCTAAGGATATAAACGTAAAGGAAGCGAATGCTAATGACATAGTGCTAAATGTCAATATAGATGAGTTTTTCAAATGAGAAGAATCTGGTCGCTTTCTTTCCGTGTGTTTGTGAAATGCACAAAGCTGTGTGAACTTGATTGTGAAACACAGAGGTTGTGAGTTGTGTTGAGTAACTCATAATTTTTTCATGATGACTCTGTGCTATAAATGGTCAGAGAGAATGCGGAATAGATTCAACAGGATGCCTAAATGGATGCAATGCGAATATTGCTGGTCGATGATGTACAGGTAGAAAGGTTGCAACTCGCGGTGCGATTGCAACGTCTCGGTCATGTCGTCGAAACGGTAGGCTCTGGAGCTGAGGCGATTCACCGATACCCAAATTTTGAGCCTGATCTGGTTTTAATGGATATCAGTATGCCGGATATGGATGGTGTTGAGGTCGTCCGGCAACTTCGTCGTCAGCATACGGAATGGGTTCCCATTATTTTTTTGAGTGGTCATGATGAACCAGAAATGATTGCCGAGGCCATTGATATGGGGGGCGATGATTATCTGGTGAAGCCCGTGAATAAAATTGTGCTGGTTTCAAAGCTCAAAGCAATGCAGCGAATTGCAAATATGCGTCATCAACTGAAATCGACGTCGGAGCAACTGAGTATTGCGAACGAAAAGTTGTCAGAGCAGGTCAATGAAGACGGATTAACAAAAATCGCCAACCGGCGTTATCTGGATATTAAGCTGGCGGAATATATCTCGACCCATGGTCGGAGTAACAGTGCACTGACGGTGATTATGATCGACGTTGATCACTTTAAGCCGTACAACGATCATTATGGTCATTTGGAAGGTGACCGCTGCCTGCAAATGGTGGCCAGAGAACTGAAAGATAATTTCAGTCGAGCCGGGGAGTTGGTGGCTCGTTATGGTGGCGAGGAGTTTGTGGTTTTGTTGAGTCAGTGCGGTCAGGAGCGCGCGCTCAAAGAGTGTGAACGGCTGAAAAAATGTATTGAGCGGCTCGGAATCCCGCATACACGTTCCACGACATCTGATTTTGTGACGGTCAGTCAGGGGATGCTGTCCTGGTATCCGACCGGACTGGAAACACCGGAGCATATTTACTCCATTGTTGATAAAGTTCTGTATCAGGCAAAAGGGCAAGGACGGAATTGCTTCATTGCTGCTGAATTTACCTGATTTCACGACCGATTGGCGAGACCTTCACCAGGCTTGATACGGTGATGGACTTTTCGCTTGTCGGAATATCTGACCATGCTAATCTCTCTTCAGGTCCGGCATGGCGCCGTCAGTCGCCATGCTGCTCTCTAGTGACAAGAAGAAGGATAATAAAGTATGGAAATGTCTCTTAGTTCGCAGGAAGCCAGAGTGATTGGCTGTTTGTTAGAAAAAGAAGTCACCACCCCAGATCAGTACCCACTGACGTTAAATTCCCTGACTACAGCCTGTAACCAGAAAAGTAACCGTGAACCCGTGATGTCTCTGGATGAAGCGACCGTTTTGGATACCCTCGAAGGATTAAAATCGAAGCGCCTGATTCAGGAAGTCACAGGTTTCGGTAGCCGGGTGACAAAATATCAGCACCGGTTCTGCAACACCGAATTCAGTACGTTTCAGTTTACGGAGCAGGAAAAAGGCGCACTGTGTGTTCTGTTGTTGAGAGGCGCACAAACGGCCGGTGAAATCAGAACCCGCACAAATCGTCTGTGTCATTTTGCGGATGTCAAAGCTGCTGAACAAACGTTGGCTGCACTGGCAGAAGACAGCAAAGGTCCCTTTGTTTTGAAACTTCCCAGAGAGTCGGGGAAACGCGACAGTCGTTATATGCATCTGTTCAGCGGCGAAGACTTCAGTCATTTATCCGCTGAATCAGAGAGCGCTGTCTCACCAGCGGTCAATGATGAAACAGAAGAGCGACTGACATCCCTTGAACATGAAGTTGATTCTCTGAAAGAAGAGCTCGCCTTACTGAAAGATAAAATCAGGGAGTTAAGTGAATCAGCGTGATCCTGTACCAATCTGGTCTGTCTATTTAATACGTACACGCTGTAATCGCCTATATTGTGGAGTAACGACGGATGTGAACCGTCGTTACTCTGAGCACCAGACCGGTAAAAAAGGGGCCCGATTTTTAAGAGGCAAGGGCCCTTTGACGCTCGCTTGGAGTGCCGGGGTTGGGGATAAGCGCAAGGCGATGCAGCTGGAATATAAAATCAAACAATTGACCAAGCCCGTGAAAGAGGCATTGGCTGCCAATCAAATTGATCTTGCTGAATTATTCCCTGCCTGTTTTGAATGAACGTCTGATTGAGTCAGTCGTTCATAAATTCTGACTTGCGTAGAAGTGGGGGTATATCGTGAAAGCTTCCTGGATTTCACGACCAGCAGCCGGGATCTGTCTGCTTGTCGTCTCATCTGCTTTGCCAGTGAATGCCGCTGGCATCAGCAACCATCCAAAACCTGGACAGCCATTGAGTGACAATGCTGTTCGCCTGATGAATCTGTACACCACTTATATGCTGAAAGATGCGGTCTTACAGGGATGCTCCCGAAGCGGGGATGAAACCCGCCGACAGGTGAATCATCAGTACATTGAGTATTCCCGTCTTGCATTGGAGTACATTCAGGCCGGACGTTTCGTGGTCAAAGAACAGCTGCCAAAGGTTGAATTGATGGCCTGGCAGGAAAAATTAGCCAGCTCACAACATTATTATGCAAATGGCTTTAGTGAATTTTCGGATGAGCGTGTAACATTGGAGTGTCAGCATCTTGCGAACGCTCTGGAAGCAATGAACCAGCGTTTTGCAGCACTGAGGCGCTGATTTTATTGACTCAATTATCTGGAATCCCAAATATGGCTCTGAAAGCCACGATTTATAAAGCACAATTAAATGTCGCTGACATGGACAGAGACTGTTATCTGGACGGTTCTTTCACGTTAGCATGCCATCCTTCTGAAACCCTGCAACGCCTGATGCTACGCGTTCTGGCGTGGGGACTGAATGCAGATCCTGAATTAACTTTTACCAAAGGCCTTTGTGAAACCGATGAGCCAGACCTTTGGAAAAAAAATCTGAATGACGAGATTGAAATCTGGGTAGAGCTCGGCCTTCCTGATGAGAAAAGGATCCGAAAAGCCGCACAGAAATCGACACAAGTTGTCATTTATGCATATGGTGACCATGCAGCGCCTGTGTGGTGGCAAGCGATGAAGTCCAAAGCCACCCAGTATAAGAATGTCACCGTTGTTTTTATCGATGATGAAGTCATGGACAGCATGGCTGACATGGTAGCGCGAACCATGCAGCTGCAGTTGACCATCGAAGGTGAGCATGCCTGGTTATCATCTACTTCGGCGAACTGTACGATTTTGCCACAGTGGTGGCAGCGTTCTGCATCATAACTTGAAAAGTAAAAACAGAAGAGTGGTCTCACGCCACTCTTTTTTTGCCGGATGATTTTCGTTTGCGGGTTGAACGTACTGTGTCGTAAATCACCCCAGATGATGTAACGCCTGTGTTTACTGGTTCACAGAGGGGCGCTGGCTGACTTTCGTAAACCATGCATGCAACGATGGCAGTGATGGATTGACCGTGATGTCTAGATTCTTCATGAAATTACACATCACGAATGCAGTAATGTCGGCGACAGAAAATTGATCGCCCGCGATATACGCCGACTGAGATAGACGTTGGTCTAATTCTGGCAGAAAAGCCAGCAGTCGTTCTTTGGAAACTTGTCCCCAGCTTTCCACGCAGGTTTCTCTGTCCTGATAGATGCCTGTTAAATTTCTGAATGATTGCATTGCAACAAATAAGCCTTTGAATTCAACGATTCGCTGCCACATCTCAATGTGAGCTTTTTCGAGGGCGGTCCGGCCAAACAGTGAATGCTCAGAAGGATACATTTCATCAAAATAACGGCAAATCGCAAGAGATTCACAGATTGTTGTGCCATCCTCTAATTCCAGAACCGGGATCAGACCATTTGCGCTTTTTTCCTGAAACGATGCAGACAGATTTTCACCGCCACGAATGTCAACGGAAACGCGTTCGATATCAAGGTTCATTTCAGCGAGAAAAATGCTGACACGACGTGCACTCGGGGATGGAGCAAGTTCATAGATTTTCATGGTTTCCTCTTTATCAGAATGATCGTTTAGAATAGAATCTATAGCCATAAATGGCTTTGCGTCAAGTCTGTATACTGAAAAATAAAGCCTGAGAGAGAAAGTATGGCTAGGACTAAAAATTTTGATAGAGAAGAAAAGCTAATCCAGGCGATGGAGCTGTTCTGGCAGAAAGGCTACGCCGATACTTCCGTTGCTGATTTAGTCGATCATCTGGGGATTAATCGGTTCAGTCTTTACAACACTTATACAGATAAATCGACTCTGTTTAGTGAGGCACTGGATTATTACCTGCAGCAGATCGCATTCCCGCCATTGCAGAAGATTCTGCATGATGAAGCCGGTTATGCGGATATCCTGGCTTACTTAACTCGATTTGTGAACCTGCAGCGTGATCAGACATGTGGGTGTTTTATCCAAAATGCCTTGCTTGAACGTGCGCATTGCGATGCCAGTGTTCTGGATTCCGGCGCATTGCTGTTTGAAGCGCTTGCGGAGCGATTTCAGCGGGTGGTGCAGAATGCTCAGGTTGCCGGTGACTGGGATCCGTCTGCTGATCCGGTCCAGATGAGCCATTTTCTTGTGATGCAAATGCAGGGCATTCGGGTGCTTGGCAAAGCTCGTCAATACGACATGATGGATCATGGCGTGAAGATATTGTTTGGCATGATTGAGCAGATTCATCAGGCAGGTCGTGCGGCAAAATAGCGAAGTAAATGGCTGTCACATTGGATGGTCAGTGATCCGGGTTTCAGTATCAGGCCAGCATTGCGCTGGCCTTTATGGTTGATGGAGCATCACTGAAAGAGAAATGATCAACAATGATGATTAGCGAGTCATTGCCGCATTCAATCCCTGTTGCCAGAAGGCCACTTCCATTCGCGTCGCGGTGCGGAAAATATGAATGAGTTGCTGACCCCGTGAACTTGCGATCGGAATATCTGCCAGCAATTGATTCAGAAATAGAATGCTTTGCTGCACACTCTGCTGAAATTCTTCTCCGCCGTACATGGCGATCCAACTGTAGTAGGGGTTCCCTGTCTCAAGGGTATCCGGTGCGTGAATCAAGCGCTCTCCAATCATGGCATAGCCAATGGCGCACGGGGCGAGTGCCGTGAAGAGATCCGCTAAATCGCCTGCCATACCCGTATCCAGAACATAACGTGTGTAGGCGACAGTACCAACATCTTCAGCTTCGGCTTCCATGTCTGATTCAGTCAGTCCCCATTGCTGGCAATAGCTGATGTGATGATGCATCTCACTGCCGATCAGGGCTTCCAGACTCGGTAACGGTCGGCGCATTTCTTCGAGCGTTTTCGCTTTGAAAATGGCCAGTGCATAGGCTCTGGCATAGTGTTTAAGAAAGAGAAAATCCTGTTTGAGATAGTGTAAATAAGCCTGTTGGCTTAAATCACCCTTGGCGAGCTGAGTGACAAACGTATGGTGAGTGTACGCGTACCAGTCTTTGTCGCAAGCTTGGATTAAATCCAGATGGTTCATCGAAGGCTCCAAAAATCAGTGAGGTAGAAATCCGCAAAAAGGTGCATTAAAAGGCCGGTACAAAGTCTTTTGCTTTCGGTGCATGGCTGATGATTTTGTGCTGGTACATGAAGGTCGCAAATTGATCGTAACGCGCTTGATCTACCGCTGCCGGGCGCAGCGCAAAGCGGGGGAGTGTATCGCGCCATGCCAGCTGATTCAGCTCATTGTTCAGGGTGTCTGGTGAGTAAGCAATGAAAGTCTTCCAGGCTTGATCCGGGTGATTAATGATGAATTGGGTGGCTTTTTCTAATGCCAGATTGAATTTCTGAATATCCTCAGCGTTGTAGGTGTTTTTATTGGCCACGACAACCAGTTCATCATATGGCGGTACACCATGCTCTTCCGGGAAAAAGGCTTTGGACTGATAACCTTCCAGTGCCAGCTGATTTGATTCAAAGTTTCGTAACCCGCCCCAGATTGCATCGACTTTGCCTGATGCCAGTGAAGAAGACAGCGCCCAACCGACATTGACGATTTTTACATCCGTAAAGCTCACACCGGCTGTCTTGAGCATGGTGCCAATGGTTGCCTCTTCGTTTCCGGCGATAGCGATGCCAATGGTTTTGCCTTTCAGATCAGCCAGCGAGTGAATGCCTTTATTTTCCAGCACCATCAGCGTATTCAGCGGAGTTGCAATTAAGGTGGAGGCGCGAATAAGCGGCAAGCCAGCGGCAACATCAATGGTCAGACTGGTTTGATAGGAAATTGCCAGATCGGTTTTTCCGGCAGCAACCAGTTTTGCGGGCATGGATGGATCGGCAGGTTCCTGAATCTTGATGTCCAGGCCTTGTTCTTTAAATAAACCGTTTTCTTTCGCAATAATGATTGGGCCATGGTTTGGGTTGACAAACCAGTCCAGCATCAGCGTCAGTTCTTTAGCCTGAAGCTGAATGCTGGTTGCAGATACGGCAATCGCGAGCGCAGTACGCGCCGGAAAATAAGTCATGTGAACTTCCTTTGTGAATCAATTAAGAGTCAGACTGGCTGTTTTCAGACAGCCAGGGGATGGCGTGTTTTAAGAGTGCATCTGTGATGAAGTACAGTGCGACGGATAACCCGGCTAAGACCAGCAAGGCGGCAAACATTTCGTCAATCATCATCCGGGCATTTGCTTGCAGCATCAGGTAACCCAACCCTTCACTGGCACCCACCCATTCGCCAACCACGGCGCCGATGGGTGCAACAACAACCGCGACGCGAATCCCAGATGCCAGTGCGGGCAGGGCTGCAGGTAATCGGATATGCCAGAGGATTTGCCAGCGGGTGGCATTCATGGTTTTGGCTAAGTCCAGATACCCCTGCGGGGTATGGCGTAATCCGTCAAAACAGCAAGTGGTGACCGGGAAAAAGATGATGATGGCAGCCATAACCACTTTGGATGCAATGCCGTAGCCCAGCCAGAGCATCAGAATGGGTGCCAGCGCAAAAACAGGAATGGCCTGGCTGGCAATTAATACGGGCAGCAACCAGCGCCGTACCGGCGTAAACAGCAACATCAGCAGGGCACAAAACAGGCCGAAAGTGAGCCCGGTGAGCAACCCCAGAAAAATCTCCGTGGCCGTCACCCAAGCATGCCGGAACAGGACATCGTGCTGTTGAATCAGTTTATTGAAGACTGCCAGAGGCTCGGGCAGGATAAATCCAGGCAGTTGAAACACCATCACAACCGCCTGCCAAGCTAATCCGAGCATCAGCAGCGTGATGACAACCCGGAACGCCGGATGCTGCAACAGCCCGCCAGTGGTTTTGACAAATGGACGGGGTTGCTCGATGGGAGCTTGCGTGATCAATTTAGTCATCTTCATTTCCCATCATGGCCAGCGTCGTCATCAATTGGTGTTGTGCATCTGCCATGGCTGCGTTGATGGGTCTGGGGATTTCTCCCTCAGGTGCCCCGAAGGCGGTAAGACGGGCTGGTTTCCCTTGCATCAAAAACAGATGATGACCCAGCCGGAGTGCTTCTTGCGGGTCATGCGTAATCAGGAGCACGGTCCGGTCCTGCAGCAGTTCTGCGGCCAGATCCTGAAGTTTGTAGCGCGTGACGGCATCCAGCGCAGAAAAAGGCTCATCCATGATGACAATGGGTTTTTCCTGCATCAGTGTGCGGACTAAAGCGACGCGTTGGCGCATTCCACCGGAGAGCTCGGATGGACTGGCTTGAGCATAATCTGCCAATCCAACCTGCGCCAGCAAGTGCATGGCACGTGTCTGAGTTTGGGAATTCACTTTTCGTTGCCGGAGTCGATAGCTGAAACAGACGTTATCCATCACATTCAGCCAGGGCAGCAGTAGATCTTGCTGTGCCATGTAAGCGATCTGCGGGCTGACCGGGTGACCGTCAAACGTTGTGACCTGTCCGCGGTACTGAACATCTTCTGGCAACAGATTGGCCAGAAGCCTCAGTAAAGTCGTTTTTCCGCAACCACTCTGACCAAGAATGCAATGCCACTGGCCGGGAAACAGTGTCAAAGACAAATGTTCGAATAAGGGGGTTGAAGCACTCGGGAAATGAAGATAGATATCCGACAAATGCACGCCAGGTCCCTGTATTACACGGTTCATTTGGCTTGCCTGCGTGCTCATGCAAGATCCCCGGACTGCGTCTGAAATGCATGAAAATGATGGACCGGGCCATGACCCTGACCAATCTTTAACTGATCGGCAAATTTCAGCGCTAAAGTCAGGTAGTTTTTCGCTTCTGCGACGGCGCCAGTGCGTGTGTATCCCTGAGCAAGATAGGAGGCAATCGCTGCAGATAATGTGCAGCCAGTGCCATGGGTGTTTTTTGTCTGAATGCGTTGGGTACTGAAGGTGACAATGTCACCTTTGGTGAGTAGGTAATCCGTACTCTGGCTTTCGGTTTCCCAGTGACCGCCCTTGAGTAGCACGGCTTCAGTATCGAGTGATTGTAATTGTGCGATGATTGTTTCTTTGTCACTCGAGTCAACAGAGGGAACTGGCGCCGCATGATTGTCTGACCGGGTGAGCGCAATCGCCTCCGGTAAATTGGGGGTGATGAGGGTTGCTAAAGGCAGAAGTTCAGCTTTCAGCGTTGTGATGGCTTTGGTTTCCAGCAGCAGGTCACCGCTGGTGGCCACCATCACTGGATCAAGGACGATATGCTCAGGCCGATATTGGCGTAGTTTTCGGGCCACAGCCTCAATGACGCCAGCGTCACTAAGCATCCCAATTTTGACTGCTTTGACATTCAGATCACTGAAAACGGCATCTAATTGCGCTTCAACAAAATCAGGAGAGACAGGAAAGATGTCGGTAACGCCCAGAGTATTTTGGGCGGTCAGGGCTGTGATGACAGAGCATGCATATCCACCCGTCGCGGAAATCGCTTTGATATCGGCCTGAATACCAGCGCCGCCACCACTGTCGGATCCGGCGATCGTCAGAACGATAGGCGTTGTGTTGCGGTTTGAAGCGTGTTGGGTTTGTGCTGGCTTGTTCATCTGCTTCCCTTTGCATCAATACCAGTTTGATGGGCAGGGAAGACGTACAGTCGCCAGTGGGCCGAATCGAAAGGGCCATGTTATTGGCAGTTTCGGTGGCAGGCTATCTGCTAGTTCCCTCCGCCAGTGCTAACTGGATCAGGTTCAACGGGTCCCACGATGTGGTCTCAGCCTTCCGGCTCCCCGACTAACGTTACTTTGATTCTTTGATAACGGTTGTGACGCTGAAGAATAATCTCTCAAGCTTGTTATCGCGCGGTCATTCTAAC
The Photobacterium sp. GJ3 DNA segment above includes these coding regions:
- a CDS encoding fatty acid cis/trans isomerase gives rise to the protein MADFQRPMTFHLSKLAKRPLLLLLALIGSGCATYAGFNFDQLYGKPVPQHRILPIETSQAQRYLSEVKPLIENRCVVCHACYDAPCQLKMSSAEGIDRGANKEKVYQGTRLIAANTTRMFADAHSTEVWRQKGFQAVLNERMQTPETNTQLSVLARMLTLKQNHPLPDQKILSGDWDFSLDRNQQCPTIEEMSAYEQSYPLWGMPYGLPKLADQEHQLLMDWVAAGAPMASQNQIPENAKAEISKWESFLNHNDFKHQLTARYLFEHWFVSHLYFPDIPTENGRTTFFRIVRSKTAPGQPVDPIATRRPFDDPGVSRVYYRILPVRETIVDKTHMPFSLTDERLARLKAHFITPEYTVSALPGYQPELAANPLLAFEQLPVNARYRYMIDNAQHTIMGFIKGPVCRGQLALNVIHDRFWVVFVDPDMADLPKVAAFYTSQASHLRMPAEAESTTLPLHNWIRFSKEQGKFLRAKNAFMNDTFKHGEHLTTDLIWDGDGLNDNAALTIFRHFDSATVTKGLVGEPTKTAWVIDYSLIERIHYLLVAGFDVYGNFGHQLLTRMYMDFLRMEGESNFLSLLPPETRRAELADWYQDADQHLQKFLQGDINDFSQPSGIVYQTDNPKAELMRMLKSKLAPVDQDLSRYSLANVQLKKDSIYQLQALARIQGRQATLYPELTFIMVEPEDPSVKPQLLTLLRNSAHKNISSLFAEEKNRQPSKDSLTLVHGLIGSYPSVFWRVKESDLPDVVQQAKRIYSEADYRALLDKVAVRRTAPEFWAFSDQLNALFRQNHPIEGGLLDYNRLENR
- a CDS encoding DUF3069 domain-containing protein; the encoded protein is MSEIEKQDLDQVETTEYTLDDCSPELRQVVEFEQVPDELLNMLVNVYKVSEPTSREAWDELPASAQNVLDNFEQFHALVALSQSYAGVDFLGEMQETQLPAHMSEEEQSEYKAVLLDKVLRNCVKDLGKQLKQARRHPPMKKEFQAIFNK
- a CDS encoding diguanylate cyclase domain-containing protein, with amino-acid sequence MDAMRILLVDDVQVERLQLAVRLQRLGHVVETVGSGAEAIHRYPNFEPDLVLMDISMPDMDGVEVVRQLRRQHTEWVPIIFLSGHDEPEMIAEAIDMGGDDYLVKPVNKIVLVSKLKAMQRIANMRHQLKSTSEQLSIANEKLSEQVNEDGLTKIANRRYLDIKLAEYISTHGRSNSALTVIMIDVDHFKPYNDHYGHLEGDRCLQMVARELKDNFSRAGELVARYGGEEFVVLLSQCGQERALKECERLKKCIERLGIPHTRSTTSDFVTVSQGMLSWYPTGLETPEHIYSIVDKVLYQAKGQGRNCFIAAEFT
- a CDS encoding YceH family protein — protein: MEMSLSSQEARVIGCLLEKEVTTPDQYPLTLNSLTTACNQKSNREPVMSLDEATVLDTLEGLKSKRLIQEVTGFGSRVTKYQHRFCNTEFSTFQFTEQEKGALCVLLLRGAQTAGEIRTRTNRLCHFADVKAAEQTLAALAEDSKGPFVLKLPRESGKRDSRYMHLFSGEDFSHLSAESESAVSPAVNDETEERLTSLEHEVDSLKEELALLKDKIRELSESA
- a CDS encoding GIY-YIG nuclease family protein, translating into MNQRDPVPIWSVYLIRTRCNRLYCGVTTDVNRRYSEHQTGKKGARFLRGKGPLTLAWSAGVGDKRKAMQLEYKIKQLTKPVKEALAANQIDLAELFPACFE
- a CDS encoding YaeQ family protein, whose translation is MALKATIYKAQLNVADMDRDCYLDGSFTLACHPSETLQRLMLRVLAWGLNADPELTFTKGLCETDEPDLWKKNLNDEIEIWVELGLPDEKRIRKAAQKSTQVVIYAYGDHAAPVWWQAMKSKATQYKNVTVVFIDDEVMDSMADMVARTMQLQLTIEGEHAWLSSTSANCTILPQWWQRSAS
- a CDS encoding glutathione S-transferase; the protein is MKIYELAPSPSARRVSIFLAEMNLDIERVSVDIRGGENLSASFQEKSANGLIPVLELEDGTTICESLAICRYFDEMYPSEHSLFGRTALEKAHIEMWQRIVEFKGLFVAMQSFRNLTGIYQDRETCVESWGQVSKERLLAFLPELDQRLSQSAYIAGDQFSVADITAFVMCNFMKNLDITVNPSLPSLHAWFTKVSQRPSVNQ
- a CDS encoding TetR/AcrR family transcriptional regulator, with product MARTKNFDREEKLIQAMELFWQKGYADTSVADLVDHLGINRFSLYNTYTDKSTLFSEALDYYLQQIAFPPLQKILHDEAGYADILAYLTRFVNLQRDQTCGCFIQNALLERAHCDASVLDSGALLFEALAERFQRVVQNAQVAGDWDPSADPVQMSHFLVMQMQGIRVLGKARQYDMMDHGVKILFGMIEQIHQAGRAAK
- the tenA gene encoding thiaminase II, whose translation is MNHLDLIQACDKDWYAYTHHTFVTQLAKGDLSQQAYLHYLKQDFLFLKHYARAYALAIFKAKTLEEMRRPLPSLEALIGSEMHHHISYCQQWGLTESDMEAEAEDVGTVAYTRYVLDTGMAGDLADLFTALAPCAIGYAMIGERLIHAPDTLETGNPYYSWIAMYGGEEFQQSVQQSILFLNQLLADIPIASSRGQQLIHIFRTATRMEVAFWQQGLNAAMTR
- a CDS encoding ABC transporter substrate-binding protein; translated protein: MTYFPARTALAIAVSATSIQLQAKELTLMLDWFVNPNHGPIIIAKENGLFKEQGLDIKIQEPADPSMPAKLVAAGKTDLAISYQTSLTIDVAAGLPLIRASTLIATPLNTLMVLENKGIHSLADLKGKTIGIAIAGNEEATIGTMLKTAGVSFTDVKIVNVGWALSSSLASGKVDAIWGGLRNFESNQLALEGYQSKAFFPEEHGVPPYDELVVVANKNTYNAEDIQKFNLALEKATQFIINHPDQAWKTFIAYSPDTLNNELNQLAWRDTLPRFALRPAAVDQARYDQFATFMYQHKIISHAPKAKDFVPAF
- a CDS encoding ABC transporter permease: MTKLITQAPIEQPRPFVKTTGGLLQHPAFRVVITLLMLGLAWQAVVMVFQLPGFILPEPLAVFNKLIQQHDVLFRHAWVTATEIFLGLLTGLTFGLFCALLMLLFTPVRRWLLPVLIASQAIPVFALAPILMLWLGYGIASKVVMAAIIIFFPVTTCCFDGLRHTPQGYLDLAKTMNATRWQILWHIRLPAALPALASGIRVAVVVAPIGAVVGEWVGASEGLGYLMLQANARMMIDEMFAALLVLAGLSVALYFITDALLKHAIPWLSENSQSDS
- a CDS encoding ABC transporter ATP-binding protein; this encodes MNRVIQGPGVHLSDIYLHFPSASTPLFEHLSLTLFPGQWHCILGQSGCGKTTLLRLLANLLPEDVQYRGQVTTFDGHPVSPQIAYMAQQDLLLPWLNVMDNVCFSYRLRQRKVNSQTQTRAMHLLAQVGLADYAQASPSELSGGMRQRVALVRTLMQEKPIVIMDEPFSALDAVTRYKLQDLAAELLQDRTVLLITHDPQEALRLGHHLFLMQGKPARLTAFGAPEGEIPRPINAAMADAQHQLMTTLAMMGNEDD
- the thiD gene encoding bifunctional hydroxymethylpyrimidine kinase/phosphomethylpyrimidine kinase translates to MNKPAQTQHASNRNTTPIVLTIAGSDSGGGAGIQADIKAISATGGYACSVITALTAQNTLGVTDIFPVSPDFVEAQLDAVFSDLNVKAVKIGMLSDAGVIEAVARKLRQYRPEHIVLDPVMVATSGDLLLETKAITTLKAELLPLATLITPNLPEAIALTRSDNHAAPVPSVDSSDKETIIAQLQSLDTEAVLLKGGHWETESQSTDYLLTKGDIVTFSTQRIQTKNTHGTGCTLSAAIASYLAQGYTRTGAVAEAKNYLTLALKFADQLKIGQGHGPVHHFHAFQTQSGDLA